tgaccctcaccaatgggtaaaatttaaaataaaaacccctgGTCCAAGGACGTGCAAGAGACACAAATGGAAGGCAAGGAAGGAGGGTAGAAGAATTACAAAAGTAATGTCCGAGAAATTCTGGAAGAATCAAGAGATGGCCAatggtaccatgtaccatgtaccgtaccGGACGTACGTGCGCGTCAGAACGTACCAGCCGAACGCCGAACGACCAAGTACGTACGCGGACGCGAATTAAAGGTGGGAAGGAGCCCACTAATGGagttaaatattttattcaaagtGGAAGATTAATTTATTCAAAGTGGAGGATTAATTTAATCTAAGGGGAGTTAGTGGAAGAATTAAATAATTCAAGGTGGATTAGTGGAGTTTAATGGGAGgattaaagaaatcaagaaggTTTAGTGGAATCAAGGTGTTAGCTCGATTTCTCTCCATGTGTTTAAGCATGCTCTAATAGCGACTAAGGAAGAGAGAGCGCTCCACATGCATTGGCTGCCTCCACCGCCTAAGTCCTCTATAAATAAgctctcatctctctcattttcgcaCAAGTGATCAAGGGGGTAAGGAGAGaaaatttgagagagaaagtgagcgagagagaagaagggagTTGCCGccgaaagaagaagagaaggagaaagctaAGACTATCGACAATCGGCCAAGGTTCAATCGACAAGGAAATCGATTCtaaccgaagaagaagatccgaGTGTGCCGCGAGAGAAGCAGCATCGAAGGAGACTGATCATCGATGGTttactgtgagttcaggcacatactTTGCCGGCTTAGATGGGGAATTAAAGACATCCATCTAGTGCGCGGTTTGCATGAAACATTTAGTTGCATTTACTTGAAATTTCTTtggtatttttcttgtttaaatgcatgcgcGGTGAGGTTACACCGGTTACTAGATCAAAATGTTCTAGTGACAAGGGTGATAACTAGTTAagatacttgtaaaattatgagcttaaaaaccatataaactcaagtatcaaGTTCGGTGAAGTCTTAAGGCGTTTTAGTCCGTGAGAAATTCCGGCTAAGCGTTGTAAGATTTGGTATTGCTATCCTTCCCATTTCGTACCACATAcagccgcgacatgcaacccatgtttgtgtgtgtgtagggTTGGTTAcaaagagctcggaggttactgggctcgctaccctggccgaggctgTCTACACGACAGTGTGGCTTTGAGTGTTATTTGATCGCATGCCTTAGTGGTTGTGATTCGGAGATTCATGAGGGGTTAAGGGAAAAGGATGCATGTCGGGCCCAATAGAATAAAACTTGTTAAAACGTTTGTTTTAGTTCAAGTTaaattgttgcatgttgttgtttgttgttgtttgtagttGCGATTGCTTGTCAAACAATCTTGCTTGGCTTATTAGCTTCCGCATGTTATCTCTGACTGTTGTGTATTGTGCGCTTGCTTATCAAATGTTTAACTCGCTTGCATGCTAGTTATTTTTGCTTGCATGTCGATTGGATTCGTTCGCATGTTGTTGTATATGTTCGCATGTTGTTGTATATGTTCGCATGTTGTTGTATATGTTCACATGTTGTTGtttatgcttgcatgttgttgttgttgttgatggggTTTGGGATTGGGGTTTAATTctttgcaggaaccctgagctcactaagtaatcttagattacttacgataaatatttatgttgcaggtaaccctagagggaactagagggcgtggtgaatGATAGGACTCCgaaatagtttttattttgtgtctacTGTAAAATTCAAGTATGTTGTATTGCGACCCAAACTTTGGCGTTAGGCCTTGTGAACCTTTTGTGTACCGTTTGTAGTAAACCCTTTTAAGTATCAATGAATCGGATTTTCTCTAATCGAACGAGtcgtactgatatagactttgtctGAGTCGGCTCAACGCACGGCGTGTCTGTAAggttgcaaagccttaaggACGTGTCatgtggtcgggaacctcaccAAAGGACCGGCCGAAGGGCCTGATTTGTTCTCGCACCTGGCTGGACCATTGGCGAACGTTTCCAAAGTAGCATTCCGGGGCTGTGCTATGGCCTTGGTGGTCATAGTACGGTTTGGGGGCATTACAatggtggtatcagagcatggttatgatgctgTATATTACTCATGTTTTCAAACGTTTTATCGAGTCAAATGGTCGCAGTAGACACTTAGGATAATCCGGTTCGTTCATCACTTAGGGTTAGATGGGATTAAGAAAACCCTTTGTTGATCGTGGATGCAGATGTCTCGTCAAGGATCTGAAAGGACTAGGTCGACGCATCGTTCGCCGGACACATGGAGGGGTTCAAGTCAGCAGTTTGGTCCGGAGGAATGGGGTTCGCATTTTGGGGATGCCCAAGGGGAGGAATCGTTTCCAGGCATATTCGAATCGAATATTTATATGCCTGAATGGGATGTACCTGTCGCGACGCCAAGGTACACACCATCAAGTTCAACTCGGTTCAGTGCATCGGAGGGTATGTATCCGCCAGGATTTGCACCGTTTGGACCGTTCGCTACTCATCCAAATGAGAACATGTCAAGAGGAGACCAAGTTCGTGGGGAAGGCCCGAGCGAGCCGAATGTACCAGAGACCCAATAGACGCTTAAAATGATTCAAGACCTTTTGAGTCACATGATCCAGCAGCAGCAGAACCAAGCCAACCGGTCAGTAGAAGATCCATCCGATCATTTTCTAAAACtggtaatgatgatgaggaacCTAGGGTTCCGCAAGTTCAAAGGAAATCCGAACACAGTGTTAGCAGACGCATGGATAAAAGAATTGGAGACCCACTTTGAAATGATAAGGTGTCCGGAGGAGTTTAGAAGACCGGTAGCAGTTAACTTCCTCGAAGAGGATGCTCGTGCATGGTGGGATAGCGTGGTTCCTCGCTATCGATATCAGACTATATCATGGGATATATTCAAGAGGGAGTTTGAGCAAAAATACTTTCCACCAGAGTCGCGTGATCGACTAGAGAATCAGTTCCTGCGACTGGAACAAGGTGATATGACTGTTTGAGCTTATGGAAGAGTTTTTACAAGATTTCGGAGATATTTGTACGAAGGAAACGACGATGAGTTAGCTATGGCCCGGAGATTCTTTAATGGACTCAGGCCAGACATAAAGGGAAGGTTGCACGCTGTGACATACCGAAGTGTCGCAGAAGTAGAAGAAAGAGCAGTAAGTGTTGAGGAAGCCATTGAGACGGAAAAGGAGATTACGGCccaggagaaaaagaaggaaccaGTCCAGTAGACTAAGATTGTGAACACTCGGAGGGTGAATCAAGTAGCAGGACGAAATTGGGGCGCAGGCCGCGGTAAAGTTAAAATGAATGTTAACCAAGGAGGACGTAATGTGAGTAACATGGATCCACGGGGATGCTATGTGTGTGGTCAAGTTGGGCATTTTGCTCGAGCTTGTCTAATCGTTGAGGAATCAAAGAGCAACAATCTGTCAACCGTCACATGCTTCTACTGTGGCGAGTTAGGACATTATGCGAACTCATGTCCATCGAAGCCGGCCAAACCGAACACCCAAACTGTAAACCGTGCCCAGACAGCGAACCAAGTGAAAGAACCCCCAGCGAAGAAGCAAGCAACCCCAGCAAAAGTTTTTGCTTTAGGAGTAGAGCCACCTAAACAACCACAGGCCGCGAAGGGCCCTATAACAGGTTTGATTGGGTTCTAACTCTCTTGTGATTGTTTGTGATTGCTTGTGTATTTGTGTGATTAGTTTTAACATtgcattttgttatatttgcttTGCGTTTAGGAACATTACTTGTTGGTGGTAACCCCATGCATGTACTGTTCGATTCGGGAGCGTCCAATAGTTTTGTGACTCCCGAAGTGGCTGACAAGTTTGGAGACTTgtgtgaggaggaagaagtgaacatCAATGTCTACACTGCTGGTAATCAACCGCCTCTGAAGACAAAAAGATGGTTCAAGGAAGTGTCGATAGTCTTGCAGGATATGAACCTTCCGGTAAATCCTCTAGTGATGCCGTTGGATAGGTTCGATGCTATTTTGGGAATGGATTGGTTATCGGAACACCAAGCCCATAAAGACTGCAGTAGAAGCAGAATTATATTCGAAAATGGAGGAAGGACACCTCTAGTTTTCAAAGGGATAAGCCCGAGTAAAATGGCATACTTTGCATCGGCAGGAAGGATTGGAAGatcgattgaagaagatgaggtcTATCTAGTCACTCTTACTGCCATGGGAGGAGAAGACAGGGAAGGCATGGAAGTTGAGGACATTGCCATAGTCAAGGACTTTCAAGATGTGTTTAAACCgttggaaggattgcctccatCCATAAGCCATCCTTTTGCCATAAATATGGAGCCCGGAGCTACCCCAATTGCTAAGGCACCGTATCGTATGGCACCAGCCGAGTTGGCTGAACTCAAGACTCAATTGGAGGACTTGTTGGGGAAGGGTTTTATTCGATCAAGTTCATCGCCATGGGGAGCCCCAATACTatttgtaaagaagaaggacggaagcatgcgcttgtgtattgattaccgaggaatcaataacataaccatcaaGGATAAGTATCCACTGCCGCGGATTGACGAATTGTTAGACCAGCTAAGAGGAGCAAGTTGGTTTTCAAAGATTGATTTAGCCTCCGGCTATCATCAAATCCCGATAGCAGAACAAGATGTAATGAAGACGGCGTTTCAAACAAGATATGGGCAGTATGAGTTCGTGGTAGTGCTGTTTGGTCTTACCAATGCGCCGACAGCATTTATGCGGTTAATGAACGAAGTGTTCCACGATTACTTGGATCGATTCGTGATAatattcatcgatgacatccttATATATTCACGAAGTGCGGAAGAGCACATGGAGCATTTGAGGAAGGTGTTAGAGAGGCTAAGGGAAATGAGGTTGTTCGCCAAGTTCAGCAAATGTAATTTTTGGCAGAGGGAGATTGGATTCTTAGGGCACAGAGTTTCGAAGCAGGGCGTGTCCGCCGACCCAGAGTAGATCGCCGAGATCCAAGATTGGCCAAAACCAACCTCAGTGTCAGAAGTTAGAAGTTTCTTAGGCCTTGCAGACTATTACCGAAAGTTCGTAAAGGGGTTTTCATCCATCACAAAACCATTGACACGACTAACCGGTAAAGGAGCACCGTTTATATGGAGCAAAGatgtggaggaagctttcaGGAAGCTAAAGGGAGCGCTGACATCAGCACCAGTATTAGCcttacccgaaccgaaccaacCATATTCTGTGTTCACAGATGCGTCGAGAGTTGGAGTTGGATGTGTTTTGATGCAAGGAGATAAAGTGATTGCTTATGCCTCTAGAAAGTTAAGGAAGCATGAGGAGAACTACCCCACACATGACCTAGAAATGGCAGCCGTGGTGTTTGCGTTAAGAACATGGAGATCATATTTGTATGGAGAAACAGTTCAAGTGTTTACGGATCATCAAAGTCTTAAGTACTTGTTCACGCAACCAGATCTTAATTTGCGTCAAAGAAGATGGATGGAGTTTGTAGCTGATTACGATTTGAAGATCCAGTACCACCCAGGCAAGGCAAATGTAGTAGCAGATGCGCTAAGCCGAAGAAGAGCACAGGTTGATGCCGAGAAAGACGTGGAGTTTCTAGTTGACGAATTGAAGAAAGTAAGGCTTCTAGCCTTAGAAGGGGAGTCTAGTGAGCCGTTGGGATTACAAGTTGTAACTCAAGCGAGCCTACTACACCGCATTCGGGAAGAGCAACCCAAGGACGAGAACCTAAAGAAGATCATCGAGGAATTAAAGAGTTCAGAAGGACCAAATGCTAGTGGTTATCATTTAGCGGATGATGACACCTTACTTCTCAACGGGAGAATAACTGTACCTGACCGGAACGGACTACGAGAGGAGATACTAGGAGCCGCCCATAGCTCAGCGTTAAGTATACACCCGGGAAGCACGAAAATGTACAAGGACGTGCGAAGGTACTATCATTGGCCTGGACTGAAGAGAGCAGTAGCAAAATGGGTAAGCCAATGCGACTCATGTCAAAGAATCAAGGTAGAGCATCAAGTGCCAGCAGGTTTGCTTCGCAACTTGCCTATACCAACTTGGAAATGGGACTCGATCTCGATGGATTTCATTATCGGTCTACCGATAAGAAAAGGGCGAATCAATGATGCAGTATGGGTAGTGGTTGATCGTTTGACCAAGGTAGCCCATTTGGTTCCAGTAAGGAGTACGGACCAAGCACCCGTCTTAGCCGAGAAGTATATAGACGAAATTTTGAAGCTTCATGGAGTGCCAGCAAATATTGTTTCTAATCGTGATCCAAAgtttgcatcaatattttggCAAGATTGTCATAGAGCGTTGGGAACGGATGTTCATATGAGCACCTCATTCCACCCAGAGATTGATGGACAGACGGAAAGGACTATCCGAACCATAGAGGACATGATCCGACTATGTGCTTTAGAATGGTCATCGGATTGGGAGAAGAATTTGCCGTTGGTTGAATTCGCGTATAACAACAGTTATCACTCGAGTACCGGCATGTCGCCATTTGAAGCGATGTACGGAAGGCCGTGTCAAACGCCTTTGTGTTGGACCGAAGTTGGAGAGAGGACAAGTTTCAATCACAAGTTGATCGATGAGACGACAGAGAAGATCAAATTCATTCACGAGAGCATGAGGAAAGCGCAGGATCGCCAGAAGAAGTACGCAGACCGTAAAAGGAGAGAAGTGGAATTTGAAGTTGGAGACATGGTGTATTTGAAAGTTGCACCGCAAAAAGGGAAGGATCATTTTGGTAAAGTGGGAAAGCTTGCGGTAAGGTTTATTGGACCCTACCGGGTCGAGAAAAGAGTTGGAGAAGTAGCCTACCGGCTATCTATGCCCGAGGTAATGCGATTGCATAAAGTCTTCCACGTTTCACAACTACGGAAGCATGTACCAGATCCTAGCATGATTGTGGCTGAGCCTATCGAAGAATTGGAGCCAAATCTCACATACCCCGAAGGACCATTTGGAATAGGGCAAAGGAGAACCTGGAAGTTGATAAACAGAAGCATCCCTCAAATCCAAGTATTTTGGGGAAAGCAGAACCGTGAGGTCACTACTTGGGAAGATGAGGACAGAATTCGAGCCAAGTATCCTCAGTTATTCGTCGAAGAAGATGATGCAGGACCATCAGAACCTTATGGAGTTCGGGACGAATTCTATtagggggggagaatgtaatgaccctcactaaggggtaaaatttaaaataaaaacccctgGTCCAAGGACGTGCAAGAGACACAAATGGAAGGCAAAGAAGGAGGgtaaaagaattacaaaagtAATGTCCGAGAAATTCTGGACGAATCAAGAGATGGCCAatggtaccatgtaccatgtaccatgtactgTACCGGACGTACGTGCGCGTCAGAACGTACCAGCCGAACGCCGAACGAACAAGGGCGTACGCGGACGCGAATTAAAGGTGGGAAGGAGCCCACTAACGGAgttgaatattttattcaaagtggaagattaatttattcaaaatgGAGGATTAATTTAATCTAAGGGGAGTTAGGGGAAGAATTAACTAATTCAAGGTGCATTAGTGGAGTTTAGTGGGAGgattaaagaaatcaagaaggTTTAGTTGAATCAAGGTGTTAGCTCGATTTCTCTCCATGTGTTTAAGCATGCTCTAATAGCGACTAAGGAAGAGAGAGCGCTCCACATGCATTGGCTACCTCCACCGCCTAAGTCCTCTATAAATAAgctctcatctctctcattttcgTACAAGTGATCAAGGGGGTAAGGAGAGaaaatttgagagagaaagtgagcgagagagaagaagggagTTGCCGccgaaagaagaagagaaggagcaAGCTAAGACTATCGACAATCGGCCAATGTTAAATCGACAAGGAAATCGATTctaaccaaagaagaagatccgAGTGTGCCGCGAGAGAAGCAGCGTCGAAGGAGACTGATCATCGACGGTttactgtgagttcaggcacatactTTGCCGGCTTAGATGGGGAATTAAAGACATTCATCTAGTGCGCGGTTTGCATGAAGCATTTAGTTGCATTTACTTGAAATTTCTTTggtatttttcttgttaaatgCATGCGCGGTGAGGTTACACCGGTTACTAGATCGAAATGTTCTAGTGACAAGAGTGATAAGTAGTTAAGATACTTGTAATattatgagcttaaaaaccatataaactcaagtatcaaGTTCGGTGAAGTCTTAAGGCGTTTTAGTCCATATAAATCCTTCCCATTTCGTACCACATAcagccgcgacatgcaacccatgttcgtgtgtgtgTAGGGTTGGTTAcaaagagctcggaggttactgggctcgctaccctggccgaggctgtctacacgacggtgtggcTTTGAGTGTTATCCGATCGCATGCCTTAGTGGTTGTGATTCGGAGATTCATGAGGGGTTAAGGGAAAAGGATGCATGCCGGGCCCAATAGAATAAAACTTGTTAAAACGTTTGTTTTAGTTCAAGTTaaattgttgcatgttgttgtttgttgttgtttgtagttGCGATTGCTTGTCGAACAATCTTGCTTGGCTTGTTAGCTTCCGCATGTTATCTCTGACTGTTGTGTATTGTGCGCTTGCTTATCAAATGTTTAACTCGCTTGCATGCTAGTTATTTTTGCTTGCATGTCGATTGGATTCGTTCGCATGTTGTTGTATATGTTCGCATGTTGTTGTATATGTTCGCATGTTGTTAtttatgcttgcatgttgttgttttttttgatgGGGTTTGGGATTGGGGTTTAATTctttgcaggaaccctgagctNGTATATGTTCACATGTTGTTGtttatgcttgcatgttgttgttgttgttgatggggTTTGGGATTGGGGTTTAATTctttgcaggaaccctgagctcactaagtaatcttagattacttacgATAAATATTTGTGTTCCAGGTAACCCTAGAGagaactagagggcgtggtgaatGATAGGACTCCggaatagtttttattttgtgtctacTGTAAAATTCAAGTATGTTGTATTGCGACCCAAACTTTGGCGTTAGGCCTTGTGAACCTTTTGTGTACCGTTTGTAGTAAACCCTTTTAAGTATCAATGAATCGGATTTTCTCTAATCGAACGAGtcgtactgatatagactttgtctGAGTCGGCTCAACGCACGGCGTGTCTGTAAggttgcaaagccttaaggacgtgtcgtgtggtcgggaacctcaccAAAGGACCGGCCGAAGGGCCTGATTTGTTCTTGCACCCGGCTGGACCATTGGCGAACGTTTCCAAAGTAGCGTTCTGGGGCTGTGCTATGGCCTTGGTGGTCATAGTacggtttgggggcgttacaCTCACCATGTAGAAAGGCAGTTTTGACATCGAGATGGTGAATCTCCCAGCCATGAGACGCAGCAAGATCAATGAGTAGCCGTATGGTTTCTATCCTAGCAACCGGTGCAAAGACTTCTTCAAAATCAACTCCATACTTCTGAATATAACCTTTAGCAACTAGCTGAGCTTTGTATTTGTTGATACTACCATCTGAGTTTCTTTTCAACTTAAACACCCACTTTAGGCCAATTGGTTTTGCCCCAATAGGTAAGTCAACAAGATCCCATGTCCTGAGCTTCTCGATCGAGCCTATTTCCTCTTCACATGCTCGTGTCCACTCCTTAGATATTCGAGCTTCATCAAAATTTCTAGACTCATTGTTAATACTAAGCAACAGGaattcaccttcttcttctgcaagtaGGATGTAATCCTCAAGGTACTTCGGTTTAACACTCACTCGAGTTGATCTTCGTAGCTCCGGAGATAGTTGCTCTGCAGAGGAAGTTCCAGAGTCTTCTGCAGTTTCGTATGACTTGTGTTTTGTATCTGCAGCTTCGACAATACTCTCTGAATGTTCATCTCCCTCAACCTCGCTGAAAGTATCATCATCTATATTATGTACTCCACTAGTATTATCACCAAATTCTTGAAGACCATGATTCCCAAACACATCAAGGCTAATTTTAAAACTTCCATCACCGTTCTctgtttctatatttttttaccaactCCATCCTTTAAATTCATCAAACACCACATCACGGCTTACTATGATTCTTTTTGACACAGGATCCAACATTCTGTAAGCCTTGGAACCCGCTTTTGTTCCTAAGTGAACGAGTTCCCTTGTTCTGTCATCTACCTTTCTCAAGTTTGGTTTTTCTATCTTAGCATACCCGATACACCCAAAAATCCTAATGTGCTCGACAGTAGGTCTCTTTTCCCGAAAGAACTCATATGGTGTCACATCCTTCAGAGCTCTTGTCACTACTCTGTTTAGTAAGTAGGTCGAATGTCTCAAAGCCTCTCCCCAAAGATAGTTAGGCACATTCATATGCGTCATGATACTTCTAGTCATTTCCATTAAGGTTCTGTTGCGCCTCTCCACTACtccattctgttgtggagtgTATGGTGCAATCAAGTGTCTCTTTATACCAGCAATGTTGCAGAAGGCATTAAACTCATTAGATACAAACTCCCCTCCTCTATCTGTTCTGAAAGTTTGTATCTTCTTAGCAACTTCCTTCTCAATCATAGCTTTAAACTTATGAAACGCTTCTCCTTTTTCCTTAAGCAACATAGTCCACATGTACCGAGAGTAATCGTCAATGATcacaaaaacatatttatttccAGCAGGTGTACTTTGGTGTAATTGGACCACATAGATCTCCATGTAAGAGCTCTAATCTCCTTTTAGCTCTAAAACTGGTTGTTTGAGGAAACACACGTCTTGTTTGTTTTCCAAGCAAACACGATCTGCAAATTTCTTTTTCAAGAGCAAGTTTTGGAGCTCCTAGAACCAATCCTTTTCCCAACATTGATGTTAAGGTGGCATAGTTGATATGTCCCAGCCTTGCATGCCACCTACTTGGCTCGTTTATTTCTGAAAAATTCAAACAAGTGTTGTCCTGCAATCCCATCTGAACCTTATACAACCggtttcttgatttctctgttCTCACAAGTAGGTTCCCTTCTTCATCCTTCATAGTTAGATAATTACCTCTTAGCCGTATGTGAAGACCTGCTTCAGTGGCCTGACCAAGACTTATAATATTGCTCGGGAATGTAGTAAACATCAGTCATTATTCTTGATTTTCCATTCTGATCGATAAAAGCGATGGTTCCCTTTCCTTTGATATCAACTTGTGAATCGTCTCCAAAGTGTGCTTTACCGGTTACAGAAACATCAAGCTTGCTGAAATACCTCTTGTCCCCTGTCATATGTTTACTCGCACCATTGTCGAGATACCATATGTTGTTTCTAGTTGTACATGTCTCGAACTTACTTGGTACAACTAACTTCTCATTTAAGTAAACCACTTCATGCATCAAGAGCTCGTCTGCATCTTCTGTATgcttattattgttttcttctacttccTGCAGCTTCAACAGTCGATCTGGACATTGTGCTGCGAAGTGGCCGGTTTGATCACAACGGAAGCAAGTAATCTGTGAGAGATTTCTGCCTCCGTAGCGAtctcgtcctcttcctctgtagAAAGATCTACCTCCACGACCCCTTCCTCTGTAACTTCCAGTTTAACCATTGTAATCTCGGTATTGCTGATttgcttgatttgcttgtgGCTCTGTGTTAGCGTACATCAATTTACTATGATCATCTTGagtatcttcttcctcttgtatACGCTCTTCGTAAGCCTTTAAGCGTCCAACGATATCTTCAAAGCTTATGGTATTCAAATTTAGAACTTGTTCTAGAGA
The sequence above is a segment of the Camelina sativa cultivar DH55 chromosome 10, Cs, whole genome shotgun sequence genome. Coding sequences within it:
- the LOC104720372 gene encoding uncharacterized protein LOC104720372 produces the protein MIQDLLSHMIQQQQNQANRSVEDPSDHFLKLVMMMRNLGFRKFKGNPNTVLADAWIKELETHFEMIRCPEEFRRPVAVNFLEEDARAWWDSVVPRYRYQTISWDIFKREFEQKYFPPESRDRLENQFLRLEQGNDDELAMARRFFNGLRPDIKGRLHAVTYRSVAEVEERAVSVEEAIETEKEITAQEKKKEPVQ